GCCACCGCCGCCGCGCAGCGCCCAGAGCAATTCGGGGTGGCTGGTGGCGGACGCGGTGACCGCCTCGCCGCTGGGCAGCACCACCGAGGCCGACGTCAGCGCGTCAGAGAGCAGGCCCGCGTGCCGGGAATTGGCACCCAGCCCGCCGCCCAGGGCGTGTCCCGCGGCACCGACCGTCGGGCAGGTACCCGTCGGGATACCACGGCCGGCCCCGGCTAGCGCCTCGTGGATCGCGTACAAACTGGTCGCGGGCGTGACGGTGACCTGCCCGGTGGCGGCGTCGTAGTCGATTTCCCCGGGCAGCTGACGCAGGTCGAGCACCATGGCGCCGTTCGCCGTGGACGCGCCCACGTAGGAGTGCCCGCCACCGCGCGCAGCGACCTTGAGGTTGTGGGCGGCGGCGAATGCCATCGCCTTCTGCACATCCGCCTGCGATGTCGGGGTGACGATCACCGCCGGCGTCAAGTCGTTGTAGTTGGTGTTGAAAACTTGCTTGGCCGTGGCGAATTGGGGGTCGTCGGGCCGCAACACCCGCCCCCCGACGGCGGCGGAAAGAGCGTCGAAGCCGGCGGCATTCGGATCGGCGGTGGCCCGGACCGAACCAAACACCACGCCAGCGGCCAACGCTCCGGCGGCACCGCGCAGAAACGTCTGGCGTGAGATCTCACGCGCCAACGCCGGGCTCCCGCGATTGCGTCACGCCCCGCATTGTCGCTGACGCGACCGCCACTGCCGTGTTGGCGCGTTGTGTGAGGGCCGAAACGTGCCCGAACCTTTACCCAATCTGCTTTCGGGCTAGATCAGTCTGGGCGTCAAGCGGTCGGCGGCGCGTAACACAAAGGCGACAGGTCGGGCGAAGGCTGCAACAAGCGCGCCCGGCAGGTGGCCGCGCCGTCTCGCCGCAACTCGCGGCGGCAGCGCCGCGAACAGTGTCGCGAGCCCGGCGAGCGGGCGGACGAATACCGTGAAGTCAGCGATTTGCCCTTGCGCGTTGAAGCGCACCAGATTCATGGCTTCAAGTTCCACCCCGCGGACGCGGGCACGAAACGTGAACGCGCGCGCATCACCGAGCGCGAGCGGTTCGGTGGTGCGGATGTCCTCCAGAACGGCGAAGACGTCGCGGTACAGTGCGGCGACCTCCTCCCTTCCCTCGAACCGCAGTAGCTCGGTGATCGGCGAGTGAAAGACGACGTCGGGGGCCAAGAGCTCGGCCATCGCGTCGGCATCGCCGCGTTCCCCGGCGGCGCGCACGGCGGTGATCGCCGTTGAGATCGGCGACGTGGAAGTGGCCGGGGGACCGGAGCCGCTCATTGCTACTCCTCTCTCGTTCAGCCTGCGCTCGATCGGGTCTCGATCTCGATGTGGTCGATGTCGAGCGCGACGAGGATCGGATACGGAAGGGATCGCCCGCCGGGTCCTCGGGGGCGCACCCGTCGGCGCGTGGGAAAGACGAGTCCGGAGAAGTCTCGGTGGTTGCCACAGTAGTGGGCGGCACGCGCCCAACGGCCGATGGGCTCGGCAACGTAGTCGTGTCGACGGATGAGCCCGGCAGCGTCCACGTAGAACGTCTGTCGTCGGGAGTGGGTGTGGATATCCGGTGCGAAGCCGACCTCGAGACGTCGCCACCGCTCACCTGCCTCCCGCCAGGGATCGCCTTCGGTGACCGTCACTCCCTCGCGCGTCAGAAGCATGGGCAGCGAGAGGTAGTTCCACCAGGCGTATCCGGCGAAGTACGCGGCATCGAGGGCGTCCCAGTGCAGGTTGCGACGGAGCCCGCTGAGGCCCCTGAAGGCGGCGCGGGCGTTGCGCCGGGCGCTGATCAGTTCACCATCGCGGGTTTCGATCCGCGTGTCGCCTCGATCGAACACCGCTTGCTGGTCCTGGTGCGGGAAGCCGTAAAAGACGGTGTACTGTTCTGCCAGCGCAACCCGCACACTCACGGTGGCCATCCGGTTTCCCGGCAAGCGCGAGCGCAAAAGGCCGCCGAAGCTGCCGTGCGCGGTCAGCGCGGTCACGGCCCGCCACCGGTCCAGGCCGCCATGGGCGGCGAGGACCTCGCCGAGCAGCCCGCTCATGGCTGTGCCCCGCCCAGCACCATGGTGAGGACGCGCGGGTCGCCGTGGACGGTTGCTCGGGAAAGTGCTTGGTCGACGGTGATGACACCGGCCGCGAGTCCGAGGACCTCCTCTGGCTCTGCTATCAGGACCGTGTCGGGATGCCGGTCGGGTTGGACGGTCACGTGCGGGCCGTCCGGGCCGATCCGAAGGGCCATGTGTATACCGCCGACCTCGATGCCAAACTCGGCAGGAGGGTCGGCCGTCCGTCCGCGGAGCAGCGCCGGGAGCGCGACGGCCAACCAGCGGGGCCGCAGCGCGTCGCCGCCTCGGCCACTTTCCATCAGCGGCGCGGACCAGCGAATCAGGCTCTCGATCGGTTCCCGCAGTTCAGCGCCCCACGGGGTGAGCGCATACGCGATGGCGTTGCCCTCCTTGGCCAGCCG
This is a stretch of genomic DNA from Mycobacterium lacus. It encodes these proteins:
- a CDS encoding winged helix-turn-helix transcriptional regulator, translated to MGRSYSQYCGLARALDVVGDRWNLLIVRELLMGPTRFRELLDGLPGVATNLLADRLRGLETAGVIERRLAKEGNAIAYALTPWGAELREPIESLIRWSAPLMESGRGGDALRPRWLAVALPALLRGRTADPPAEFGIEVGGIHMALRIGPDGPHVTVQPDRHPDTVLIAEPEEVLGLAAGVITVDQALSRATVHGDPRVLTMVLGGAQP
- a CDS encoding nuclear transport factor 2 family protein, with the translated sequence MSGSGPPATSTSPISTAITAVRAAGERGDADAMAELLAPDVVFHSPITELLRFEGREEVAALYRDVFAVLEDIRTTEPLALGDARAFTFRARVRGVELEAMNLVRFNAQGQIADFTVFVRPLAGLATLFAALPPRVAARRRGHLPGALVAAFARPVAFVLRAADRLTPRLI